The Indicator indicator isolate 239-I01 chromosome 32, UM_Iind_1.1, whole genome shotgun sequence genome segment TTGGATTTCTTTCCCTTCACAGGCTGTAGCCCATATCCTGCCTTTTCGAGATCAGAACCGACAGTTTCTGGATCCCATTTGGAACCGACATCACGTGGAgagagtggaggttgtcctgaAAGAGACTGTGGATGCTAAAGGTTGGTGAGGAGAGTGTGCAGACCTTGGGTGCATGAGTGAGGACAACTGCCAGGTTCATGATTTATGTGAAAGTGGCCCTTAAGGTAGTGCTGGTTGAGAAACAAAAGAGAGCAGATGATGATTATGTTGCTCCCTGGAGATGGATAGGGACTGTCTTACATTTCATATGCTAGGGACTGACTCACTTCCAGGTAGTGTTGCTGCTTCCAAAGAAAGATTCCCATTGCAGttcagctgggagcaggggcAGAAGCTCCTGTTgtttcctgctgcagagctttggGGGCATTGCACCTCACTTTTTATCCCAAGTCTTACTAAAAGGCACTGGATTTGGAACTGAGGCACTCTAAGGCTACTTAATTTCAGCGCTGCAATAAACTGGCTGTTGAAAGACCAACCCTTTAGTATTCCTGTCCTGTTAGCTGCCAGGCTCACACTGAGCACACATTTGTGCTATTCTTTGGAATATGCTCCTGCATCTTTTGCCTGGATGTTACTTGTATCATCATCTCTGTCAGTGCTGGTGCCTGGGTCAGTCTGtgtctgcagaaagaaaatccaAGCCCAGTGGTGCTAGCATGGGTCTCCTGCCGAAGGACAGGGCTGCAatccctccctgcagtgctgcagcatccactctgcagtgctcagcatAAAGCACTCGGGGCTGGGCTGCCACCCGCAGCACTTTGGGATGTCAGGTGCCCTCAGTTCTGCAACATCAGGACTGCTTCTCCACTCCCTCtacctcctctgctctcttcctcctccctccctccttcccacgTCAGCCACCACAAACCCAATTAATGCAGTTTTATCAAACTTGGAGTGATCTTTGGTTTGGCAGCCCTCAGGTGGGGCTGTTTATGGGTGGGGGGTGCACTGCAGAGAGATTTAGGGAGAAGAGTGTTGGTGCATAGCCCCAGCTACACTCTTTACCCTTCCTGTTCTGGAGCACTTTGTAATTTTTCATTTGATGTCTTTTTCTCCCCTGTGCTTTCATctggcagcctggctcccagcaagTCTGCAGCATTGATTACATTAATGAATGTGCCTTTGGATTAGAGCAAGGGAGATAAATGTATCAATCAATAGGGGAAGCCTATGGCTGTGATGTGGTCTGCAGTGTGCAGTGTGGACTATAAAAAGGCATCTGTTTGAGGCACTTTCTGAGTGCGTTGTCCTTCTGCTCCTGTTCTCACCTGcatgggagagagaaggagggctTTGTACATGAAATACTGTCTCTCAAGGGCATGGCCTAGCCAGAGCCTTCTGAGGACATGAAAACCATGGGAAAAGAGGCAGTGAAGATCAGTGCTCATTGCCAGGACCCATCTTCAGCTCTTCTGTGGACCTAATGTGTAGTTATAGAGCTATTGAGGTCCCTGCTCTGACCCTGCTTTCCAGCTACTGTGTCAAGGTTTTATGCAGAGCTGCATGTTGTGACCTGTGGGACAGTACTGTCAGGCTGAGGGCTATGCAGGGGACCTGCATCATGCTCTGTGTGGGAGGTCTGAACTGGATATTGCTGCCAATCACTATCCACAGCTTCTGAAAGCACAAGTAATCCAAGAAAGCAAAACTGCcttctgctctctgcaactgGTTAGTATCAGGCAAGAGCATTACTGCTGCTGGGTTTAAGCTCTGTAAGCACCCGGAAGGAGGATTATGTCTGGCTCTGTGGAGGACAAGCAGTTCCCTGGGAACCTTTTTGCTGTATTTGAATAGCAGAGACATTTTGGAAGCCCctccagagagagaagaaaggcttagaatcataaaatcataaaatggaTTGAAAATGGGTTGAAAGGGCCCTTTGAAaatcatctagtgcaaccctctgccatgagctGGGACATCTTTCattaggtcaggttgctcagagccctatccaaCCATACCTTGAGCATGTCCAGtgatgggacatccacaacttctcatCGCTTTAAGTTCATCATTGGGCCAGGAGAATGGGAGCTTGGTGCAGACCAGCTAGGGCTTGTGCTCCTTGTTCTCCATGGCACGCAGGTTGTCCATGCAAAGGGCAAggctgcaggaaaacaaaatcattttACCACCATCTTACCTCCTCTTTGTCCTCAGGCCGCACCAGCTTCTACGAGCAGTACGGAGTCATCCGGGATGTGCTGCAGAACCACCTGACAGAGGCCCTCTTGTTCCTGACCATGGAGCTCCCAGCCAACGTGAGCAGGGCTGAAGAGGTTTTGCAGTGCAAGCTGCAGGCCTTCCAGTCCTTGCGGCGGCTGGAGAAAAGCAGTGCCGTGTTGGGGCAGTACCAGGCATATGCCAGCCAAgtacaggaggagctgcagaagccacAAGACTACATCAGCACAACACCAACCTTTGCAGGTCAGAGTCTGGGCCCTGGAGAGGGGAATAGTCTAGAGCTGAGGAGAGCAGGACAAGTGAGTCCTTACCTCTGGATACCAGCTCCATAACTCTGGACTGCTGACACAGGGATGTCTCCAGGCATCACCAGCATGGTAACTGGGAGCTGTTACAAGACAATATTGTTGTCATGTGAGCTAAGTGATGCTCCAGTGAATGGGAAGCATTGCATAAGAGCAAAGTCCCATTACTCTTGATAAGATCTCTGCCTGATTTTTAGAAGTGGCCTGCAAACTCTTTTGCCTTTTCATGAATTCAAGTTGCTGCCTGCTTCCAAGGGATAAAGCATTGGCAGTTCTCCGTGATTAATAGACCACAAGGGCATCTCTGTGTCTTCTGAACACTTTGAATGATGTTCACACTCAGAAACTGGTTTTCTGCAAGAGGAAAGGAGGCTAATCAAGTAGGGTGCCTGGGAGGAAGGACAgcagggtggctggagagcagttaGTCCAGTGATGCTGTGAAAGGACCGAATGCAGAGCAAGAGGCACAGTGGATGCCAAGAATTCTGAGAGCTGAGGAAGGACAGTGCTGGGTGGGTGACAGAGATGCCCTTGGATCCATTTGCTGTCCAGGTTTCATGTGGTAGCTGAGATCACTCTCGTTTCAGGTGTGCTGATCCACAGCGACAACCTGCGCTGGGAAGGGGTCCCTTTGCTGCTCACTTCAGGGAAAGCCCTGGATGAAAGGGTAGGTTATGTCCGAGTTCTCTTCAAGAACAGGGCCTACTGCACTCAGAGCGAGACCCTGAGGGACGCAGAGCACAGCCAGTGTAAAGCCAAGCAGATCATCTTCTACATCGGGCACGGGGCACTCAACACCCCCGCAGTGCTTGTGAGCAGGAACCTCTTCAGGCCTGTCATGCCGAAAGgcagctggagagaagcagTGACTCGGTCTGACCTGCACGTCTTTGGGCAGCCCTTGTCTGATTACTACGTGTACAGCCCTGTCAAAGAGAGAGATGCGTACTCAGTCCTCATCTCCAACATCTACCATGGCAGGAAGGACTTCTTCATTACCACTGAGAACCTGCTGGCCTCCTGGGGGTTCTGGACACCGCTGCTGGACAGCATTTCTCACCAGCCTCTGCGCATCTACCCTGGGGGTGTGGAGAACCAGCACCTCTTAGACTTTGAAATGGTGAATGGGGAAGTGACATTCACTCTGGCAGAGCCAGAGGAACTGCTGAACCCCAGCAGGCAGATGCCAAGTGATTACAAGACAATTCAGTCCAAATTTCGGCAAAGTCCCCTGGTCTCAGCGTGGGCTGAGGACCTGATTTCTCAGCTGGCTTCTGACATTGAGAAGGCAGCAAGCAGGACTGTGGCACGCCGTGGGCAGTTCCACCTGGCCCTCTCTGGTGGCTCAAGCCCAGTGGTCCTATTCCAGCGGCTGGCCAGACACCATTATGCCTTCCCATGGAAGCACACTCACGTCTGGCTGGTAGATGAACGCTGTGTCCCTCTCACTGACACCGAGTCCAACTTCTTCAGCTTGCACAGCCACCTCCTCCAGAGTGTCAGGGTGCCCTACTTCAACATCCACCCCATGCCTGTGTACATGAACCAGCGGCTCTGTGTGGAGGAAGACAGAGGTACAGAGCTGTATGCCAAGGAGATCATGGCCCTGGTGGCCAATGCCAGCTTtgacctggtgctgctggggatgggctCTGATGGGCACACTGCCTCACTCTTCCCCCAGTCTGAaaatggcttggaagggactcagACTGTGGTGCTGACTGAAAGTCCTGTCAAACCTCACCAAAGGATGAGCTTTAGCCTACCCCTCATCAACAAGGCCAGGCAGGTGTTTGTCCTGGTTTTGGGGAAGGGTAAGCATGACATCACCACCCTGGTCAGCAGAGTGGGCCATGAGCCAAGGAAATGGCCTGTCTCTGGTGTCAGCCCCAGCTCTGGCCAGCTGGTGTGGTATGTGGATTATGAAGCTCTGCTTGGGTGATTCCTTCAGTGTCCCTCCTCCCTTGTCTGCGTGTCCCTTACAGCCTGGATTTTCCTACACAGTGTCCATGTTTTTCtgttgccagcagcagcttcatctCTGACAAACTCTTCTAACCTTCTGGGAAATCCATGGCCTGCAGTGCCTCTGACATTTGAGCCCAGAAAGGAGCTTGGCTCAGTGTTCTGAGCTAAGTAGGAGCCAAGAGCCCAGTGCAGcatttctgtctctgctggGGATTCTGACTGTGACTTTGGACAAATTACCTCACCTTGAAGTGCCTCAGTTTTCCCTGTCAGGCCTTTGTGGTTATTAGCATTTAACTACCTCGCAGGCACTATGGGAGACTTGTTAAATTAAGTACCTGCcagattgttttgttgttttgttttgttttgttttttttaaattctcagGCTAGAAGACATTAATAACATTTTcattccctgccctgctcagtcTGGCTGGGACAGAGTTGTTGTTTTGGTAAAATGATTTGTTCTGTGCACATGGGTCTGTAGTTTTATCTGTGCAGCTCATCTTGGTGTCAGTGAACCACTGCCTGTGGTTCTGCTGCCCTGGAAGCACAGACACCCCTTTGCCCATCTTGTGTCAGTGAACCACTGCCTGTGGTTCTGCTGCCCTGGAAGCACAGACATCCCTTTGCTTTTGTGGCACGTGGCCCCTACACACTGACACTGATTTGTGAGCTCACTGCGGTCCTGAGCCTTTGCAAAttgcccagcagcagaggctgagttTATAAGCAGTAATTTGCTGCTTTCATTAAGTGGATAGCTGGTACCAtgggggctggagaaggaagaCACATTGCTTTTTAGGCTGTTAGAATAACAGGGAGAGGGTGAGGAATATGGAAGTTCACAGAGCTGCTATCTGCCTGCAGTGCAATAATTACTAAGGGAAAAGCTTAGTGTTCAGAGGAGCTGTTTGAGCTTAGctagcaaagaaatgttttctttaactGTGTCtcattctgtgaaatgaacTTTTCTCCGTCCTCAGAATTGAAGCTTGCAGTGTCAGTCAGTGGCTTACAAGATTTGTACAGGAGGCAGCTTTGTAAACCATCGAGGTATCTGTCATTATCGCACACATTAAGGTGGTTACAGTGTTtgcagagggaggtggtggatttgAACTCCAGGACACTGGCTTACAAGGGGAGGAAGTTTTCTCTGTACATATCTCTTGGCCACATGGAACTAGTAAATTACATCTCTGTGTTGACAGATATTAAGTGGTTATAGAAATGAATAGTGCCATTGCTCACAGGAAGGGTTGGAGACATCTAGTCCTACCTAGAGACCCTACTCCCCTTCCTAATTCTCACCTTCCCAGAGTGCTGCCGTACACAATGGGGGTCTCTCTGCTTTCATGGTAGCCCCAAATGCTCTGTGATCTTCTCTGATGGGCAATTTACCACAGCAAACCAGACTGCAGCTTTTGGTAAGGAAATCAAGACAGTACAAAATGGGAGAATTTGGTCTGATGGCCCATCTGGAGGCTAGAGACAAGCACAGTCATTTAGGGCAGCACTAGAATGGGACAAActccctgcaggaagctggAACATGGATGTGggactggctgccagcagggaggGTTCTGCATAGGAGCAGAGGCCACTTTCAAGGggatttctctctttctgtgaatgcTGGCCGTGTTCCTGTAGAGAAATTGCTGTGTGGGGGTGACCAGGTGGAGCTGGTGGCTCAGAGGTGACGCAGGGATCCCGATGCTGACAGGAGATGGCGCCCTGGCCGCGACGAGCAGCACTCAGTCGTGCGCTGCTCTTTCAGCAGAGCTTGGCCACCCTCCACAGCCCTGGAGCATCACAAGGGAAAAGTGGGAGTCTGGTGACCCCTTAGGGACCTGAGAGTCTGCAATACAGGGAAAGAAGGAACCTTTGCTTTAGAAAGCTGGGCAATAGGAATTGGCTTCAGATCCTTCCCCGTGCAAGGATCTGCTGAATTGTGGTGATGAAGATGGAAATCTGGGTGCTCCAGTCTGGCAGCACACggagagagctgggcaggtCCATACAGCCTGTGCTCCCAGGTTCCCAAGTTGTTGCCTTTCAGCATAATGCTTCTGGTTCATGCAGAAATCAGAACTGTTTTCTGCTAACTTCACAGCACTGAGCAAGCTCTAGGGAGCCCCTTACTTGTCAGCAGTCCCTAGGCAAACAGAGCCAGGGAGAACATAACCTGGCAGGAGCACTGTGCAGCAGGAAAAAGCCAGATTCTCAGGGGCTGGCTGTGATTTCTGGCAGACACCCTCCCCCACCTCATAGATGGTCCAGAAAAGCTGCATTTTACATTCTGTGTTTGACCGTGCTGGGCTGAGTTGCACTGCTGCACATCGCTTTGCTTTTGCATGGGAAAGGAGGGAGTTGTGGTGGTGCAGCTTGCTCAGATGCAGAAAAGATCCAAGTGCCTTAAGGGCTCTGGTTTGACAGCCACTGTGGCTGCTTATCCATTGTCCATCTTCTGTGGGTGTTCGTGAATAAGTTTTGTGGCTACAGGCAGGTTTAGCTACCAGCACAAACAccaaaagctgaaaataaatcacaggGAAAGGAGGGTGGCATAGAAAAGTGGGATGAAGGTGAGCACTGCAGGTTCCTTGCAGCAGGACTTGCTTGTCAAGTGGGTGTGCTGACAGTGGAGTCTGGAAGAAGAGCATATGCCTGGGACTTAACTGGAATTACTCTCTTCATAGATGAGTGCTAGCAAACACTGGCTCCAAAATatagcagagtggctggagcagctgtgcagagggagatGGTTTAGGTCTGGTATGTCCATAAATTCAAACTTcatttttaaaccaaaataGCCATGCTAACTTCATTCCAATTCTTTTGTATTGGGTGTGAGGGAAtgtgtttttaatgaaaaactgACCTGTGTGAGGATAAATGTATTATTGTGAAGGGCTGAATTTAGTACTATTGTACAGATGGTTGTGGCATTGGTGCTTTGTTAATATCTGGCTGGCATCTTTTGAAATAAATACTGATTTTGGAGAGGTTTATTTGcacttttaaataaatatatgtttggtgtttgtgttggttttttttttttttttttttccagagaactACTAttcttttcagctgaaaataagGTTGATTTGCCAAGTCTCCAATGGATCAGCCCAATATTCATCCTAGGTGTTGTTAAAATCCAGCAAAAGCTTACAGTGACCAGAGCTAtctgggttgtttgggtttgtttggggtacTTTCAAACTATGTTTCCTTTTTACACAGACAGTTCCTATTTGACTCTTTAACACTTGAACATGTGccaaatgaaaaccaaatatttttatgtatgtATCAAATTTGTGACTGGCAAGAGAGAGACTGCAGATGGGAAAAAGGGTTAAATGAGCaacaaatctgatgaagagGAATGGTAGAAATCTACTGGGCTCCAGGCCAAGGAAGCaatgctatttttattttgtgaaagCTATTAATAGGACATGTGCACCTTCTTCAGAGCTTGTATTAACCTTTCTTTGCAAAGGCAACTCCATGGAATAACTTCTTACAGTCTGTTTCTCCTTATTGATACcaattttcttactttttttaacTGGCAAATGCATTCCTGGAATTCAGTGGTGTGATGGTTTATGTATTTTACAAGGCAACTAACACTGGAAGTCATCAATTTTTCCCTTCAACTTTTATAAATCACATTGTCAAATCTTATTTTTCACAAGTAAAGTTTTGTGATTCATGTTGTATAATGAATAAAGAGTTACatttattataaaaataaagaatttttaacaaaagtgtcttttaatttcttgtcaAGATTGGTGATCATTCTGGGTTTAACACTTTAGTTAGTCTTTTATTCTTGCAAAGGTTGGTGATCATTCTGGGTTTAACTACTTAGTGTTTTTATTCTTGCAAAGGATTGATGGTCATTCTGGGTTTTTCCTGTCCTCTTGCTGAGTTACACTGAGTTGCTGAGTTTGAAAGGCCTGGTTGTACAAAGAGGGCTATGTTGAATTTTCTGTCCTCTGAAACTAGCAGTCTTAAATGTTCACTCTTGAGTCTCTTTTGTCTGTCATCCAAACAAGGCCAGGACTTTTTCAAAACAGATGAACAGCCAAAGCCCTTTTAAGGTGAGGAGATGGAGTCACCCAGTGCTATGTAGGGTCCTCAAATCACCAAGCCTTAGGAAAGTCTCCACTGATTCACATTTACTCTCTGAGTTGCATTTCCATAGATACTATCACCATAGTAGAGAGCTGCTTAATAACATAGACTTTATAGAGCTGCATTTTTAACTCTaatctgttcaagatctgtgagcAGAGATTATGCAGCTGAACTTCCAGAACAAGCTGTGCTGTGACTCTGGCTCCAAAGGTattacacagcatagtggcctGGCCTCCAGGTCAGCTGATGCCCAAATGTTCCTCTCCAGAACCAGCCACTTCCCTTGTGAAAGGGAAGTCTCCACTGGCACCTCCATTACATAGAAGAGGTGCAGTGTGCCctaggaaggggaggaggaggagcagggaaattTCATCATACGGTCCCAGGGGAAGGCTTCCTTTTCCTGGCAAGAGGAGGGTAAGAGGATTTAAATCAGATGTTTTCTTGCTTAATGTAGCAGAGCATTTCTATAGTACCGAGTGACGTAGGTCATTCAGTGTCCAAATCTTCTCCAGTGCTCCCCTGGGTATCCAGCTATGTTGCTATGATGAGTCTATGATACTTTCTGGTGCTGTGGGTGATGCTGAGCTACCTAAGTCACCCTACACTTGAAGATGGCTGTGTAGGCGAGGAGATTTAACAATCATGTCATAAGGCTGGGACAGTATTTTCCCATTCAGGTCAGATGTGTTTTAATTCTagtttggagttttgtttgttttgttgttgtgcttTAGAGACCACTgcacatcactgaaaagatgTTCCAAGCAGTTTGAGGATTAGTGAATCCTCCCCAgacacagggagcagaggcagtggTGGTCAAAGCAGCAAGACTTTCAGCATCTTAATGACTTTCAGAACAATTTGTTTGGTGCTGTGCTTAACTTCTCCTTTGGCTACTCTTCAGGGGAATCCTTAGTGGGATTTGTGACCCTGGATTCATCACCTGCCTTAGTAGGGATTTGGGTTTTTGCCTTCCTTCCCCCAAAAGGTGACTGAAAATGTGGCTGCTGCCTATAAAGAGGCAAGAAGGGAGACAGAGAGGAGGGTAAAACCCAGTACATTTCAGGAGTCAGAGTGCTCCTGAAGCAAGCTGCCTTGTGCAGTGTC includes the following:
- the H6PD gene encoding GDH/6PGL endoplasmic bifunctional protein, producing the protein MLGRVLCTVLFMGALPSLAELSQGHISVVLLGATGDLAKKYLWQGLFQLYMDQVSSGHSFTFHGAALTALEPGQRLMFDVLKKLACPPDESPNRCAVLKDQFLKLSQYHQLKTAENYTALNREIEALLRQEGLQEAGRIFYFSVPPFAYTEIARHINSSCRPPPGAWLRVVLEKPFGHDLQSAQQLAAELKSFFREEEMYRVDHYLGKQAVAHILPFRDQNRQFLDPIWNRHHVERVEVVLKETVDAKGRTSFYEQYGVIRDVLQNHLTEALLFLTMELPANVSRAEEVLQCKLQAFQSLRRLEKSSAVLGQYQAYASQVQEELQKPQDYISTTPTFAGVLIHSDNLRWEGVPLLLTSGKALDERVGYVRVLFKNRAYCTQSETLRDAEHSQCKAKQIIFYIGHGALNTPAVLVSRNLFRPVMPKGSWREAVTRSDLHVFGQPLSDYYVYSPVKERDAYSVLISNIYHGRKDFFITTENLLASWGFWTPLLDSISHQPLRIYPGGVENQHLLDFEMVNGEVTFTLAEPEELLNPSRQMPSDYKTIQSKFRQSPLVSAWAEDLISQLASDIEKAASRTVARRGQFHLALSGGSSPVVLFQRLARHHYAFPWKHTHVWLVDERCVPLTDTESNFFSLHSHLLQSVRVPYFNIHPMPVYMNQRLCVEEDRGTELYAKEIMALVANASFDLVLLGMGSDGHTASLFPQSENGLEGTQTVVLTESPVKPHQRMSFSLPLINKARQVFVLVLGKGKHDITTLVSRVGHEPRKWPVSGVSPSSGQLVWYVDYEALLG